One segment of Haloplanus natans DSM 17983 DNA contains the following:
- a CDS encoding cupin domain-containing protein, producing the protein MAVTDFDAERAYDDETFAAHKVFRTDDLQVVCGYFEPGQFIPVHAPSSALVVAVQSGTGVVREGGTDHRVEPGDVVTVAADVERGIRADDDSRLETLLVTAPPPTEVEHEPVRAGLRRGEFEPQGGS; encoded by the coding sequence ATGGCCGTCACCGACTTCGACGCCGAACGCGCCTACGACGACGAGACGTTCGCCGCACACAAGGTGTTCCGCACCGACGACCTGCAGGTCGTCTGTGGCTACTTCGAACCGGGACAGTTCATTCCGGTCCACGCGCCGTCGAGCGCCCTCGTCGTCGCCGTGCAGTCCGGGACCGGCGTCGTCCGCGAGGGCGGGACCGACCACCGCGTCGAACCCGGCGACGTGGTGACCGTCGCGGCCGACGTAGAGCGAGGGATTCGAGCCGACGACGACTCGCGGCTGGAGACCCTGCTGGTGACCGCGCCGCCGCCGACGGAGGTCGAACACGAACCGGTCCGGGCGGGGCTTCGCCGCGGCGAGTTCGAGCCACAAGGGGGATCGTGA
- a CDS encoding DUF5779 family protein: MSEFDLDLRNAEEQLEEGEDGGSEVVLGVLDGSTDPGEWIRTVEDGKILVLNVEGDLNRLAAGFAREVRDAGGTLMRFRGFLVVTPPGVGIDTDRLSS; encoded by the coding sequence ATGAGCGAGTTCGACCTCGACCTCCGGAACGCGGAGGAACAACTGGAGGAGGGCGAGGACGGCGGATCGGAGGTGGTTCTCGGTGTCCTCGACGGGAGCACCGACCCCGGGGAGTGGATTCGAACCGTCGAGGACGGCAAGATACTCGTGTTGAACGTCGAGGGCGACCTGAACCGTCTCGCGGCGGGGTTTGCCCGCGAGGTCCGCGACGCCGGCGGGACGCTCATGCGCTTTCGCGGCTTCCTCGTCGTGACGCCCCCCGGCGTGGGCATCGACACCGACCGGCTCTCGTCGTGA
- a CDS encoding VOC family protein — MLTRLTHLALEAMDLDATRAFYADRFGLAVARETAEAVVFPVGETDLHLRRPTGVPRGGLHTHFAFSAAPGALSAWRERLADLDPEVVDFGGYRSLYVYDPDGNCVEIGCEAGEERGADAPTGIFEVVLEVADLDRAEATYTALGFEPVDRGETRRRVRLRGPMDLELWEPHLGLANARGGVHVDLGFETADPATAAEAVAAWTTVREAVPVRDGDGHWVTFTRSS; from the coding sequence GTGCTCACTCGGCTCACCCATCTGGCGCTCGAAGCGATGGATCTCGACGCCACGCGGGCGTTCTACGCCGACCGGTTCGGGCTCGCGGTCGCACGCGAGACGGCCGAAGCGGTCGTCTTCCCCGTGGGGGAGACCGACCTCCATCTGCGCCGACCGACGGGCGTGCCCCGGGGGGGCCTCCACACGCATTTCGCGTTCTCGGCCGCGCCGGGCGCGCTGTCGGCGTGGCGCGAGCGACTGGCCGACCTCGATCCCGAAGTGGTCGACTTCGGCGGCTATCGCTCGCTCTACGTCTACGACCCCGACGGCAACTGCGTCGAAATCGGGTGCGAAGCGGGCGAGGAGCGGGGGGCCGACGCGCCGACCGGGATCTTCGAAGTCGTCCTCGAAGTCGCGGATCTGGACCGGGCCGAGGCGACGTATACGGCGCTCGGATTCGAGCCGGTGGATCGGGGGGAAACGCGCCGGCGCGTCCGTCTCCGCGGGCCGATGGATCTGGAGCTCTGGGAGCCACACCTCGGCCTCGCGAACGCCAGGGGCGGCGTCCACGTCGACCTGGGCTTCGAGACGGCGGACCCGGCGACGGCGGCCGAGGCAGTCGCGGCGTGGACGACGGTGCGGGAGGCCGTTCCGGTCCGCGACGGCGACGGTCACTGGGTGACGTTCACGCGGTCGTCGTAA
- a CDS encoding bifunctional 5,10-methylenetetrahydrofolate dehydrogenase/5,10-methenyltetrahydrofolate cyclohydrolase translates to MSDPRRLSGTEPATAVRRDALARLDACREAGVEPCLATVLASDDPGARAFMDRKHDRCAEVGIDTRRVDLPAEAPAERVYRTVEELGADPAVTALFVQVPLPEHVEEAAVRARVPPEKDVDCFAHANVGRLVAGDPRVRPVTSLAVDRLLSAHGVAVAGRDAVVVGRTTVIGTPLAHLLCRRDATVTVCHSRTEELGAKTRSADLLVTAAGTPGLVDGSMVSAGVVVVDVSANRVAEGVVGDVDADSVGETASAMTPVPGGVGPLTMASLLHNVVAVSAPESVSNGLS, encoded by the coding sequence GTGTCCGATCCACGGCGACTGAGCGGCACGGAGCCCGCCACGGCCGTCCGGCGCGACGCGCTCGCCCGCCTCGACGCCTGCCGCGAAGCCGGCGTCGAGCCCTGCCTCGCGACGGTGCTAGCGAGCGACGACCCAGGGGCACGGGCGTTCATGGACCGCAAACACGACCGATGCGCCGAGGTAGGGATCGACACCCGTCGCGTCGACCTGCCGGCCGAGGCGCCCGCCGAACGCGTCTACCGGACCGTCGAGGAGTTGGGCGCCGACCCGGCGGTCACGGCGCTGTTCGTCCAGGTGCCGCTGCCGGAACACGTCGAGGAGGCGGCGGTGCGGGCGCGGGTCCCGCCCGAGAAGGACGTGGACTGTTTCGCGCACGCGAACGTCGGCCGTCTGGTGGCCGGCGATCCGCGGGTTCGCCCCGTCACGTCGCTCGCGGTCGACCGCCTGCTCTCGGCACACGGCGTGGCAGTCGCGGGACGGGACGCCGTCGTCGTCGGACGGACGACCGTCATCGGCACGCCGCTCGCGCACCTGCTGTGCCGGCGGGACGCGACGGTGACGGTCTGTCACTCGCGGACCGAGGAGTTGGGGGCGAAAACGCGGAGCGCCGACCTGCTGGTCACCGCCGCCGGGACCCCCGGTCTGGTCGACGGCTCGATGGTTTCGGCGGGGGTCGTGGTCGTCGATGTCAGCGCGAACCGCGTGGCCGAAGGGGTCGTCGGCGACGTGGACGCCGACAGTGTCGGCGAGACGGCGTCGGCGATGACGCCCGTCCCCGGCGGCGTCGGGCCGCTGACGATGGCGTCGCTCCTGCACAACGTGGTGGCGGTGAGCGCGCCCGAGTCCGTCTCAAACGGTTTATCGTAA
- a CDS encoding ribbon-helix-helix domain-containing protein, whose amino-acid sequence MTEYTTVSIPKELGDRVEETIEGTSFSSTSDLVRFLLRSIVIQYQRRGELTEAEFEEITDQLADLGYLD is encoded by the coding sequence ATGACGGAGTATACGACGGTTTCGATCCCAAAAGAGCTCGGCGACCGAGTCGAGGAGACCATCGAAGGCACCAGCTTCTCCAGTACGAGCGATCTGGTCCGGTTCCTCCTCCGGAGCATCGTCATCCAGTACCAGCGCCGCGGCGAGTTGACCGAGGCGGAGTTCGAGGAAATCACCGACCAGTTGGCCGACCTCGGCTACCTCGACTGA
- a CDS encoding DUF5789 family protein codes for MAARPPQQDTSSPDAVEFGIAALVGYLDHADIEYPATSDEIVRALGDPDIPYDGSGGSVALSEAMSALPKRTFDSESELLDLLHPVFEEYRASASGSILGRIRSVLPF; via the coding sequence ATGGCAGCCAGGCCGCCACAGCAGGATACGTCGTCACCGGACGCGGTGGAATTCGGGATCGCCGCACTGGTCGGTTATCTGGATCACGCCGACATCGAATATCCGGCCACCAGTGACGAAATCGTCCGGGCGCTCGGCGATCCGGACATCCCCTACGACGGCTCGGGCGGGAGCGTCGCGCTGTCGGAGGCCATGAGCGCGCTCCCGAAGCGCACGTTCGACTCCGAATCCGAACTGCTCGACCTGCTCCACCCGGTGTTCGAGGAGTACCGTGCCTCCGCCAGCGGGAGTATCCTCGGTCGCATCCGGTCGGTCCTGCCCTTCTAA
- a CDS encoding helix-turn-helix domain-containing protein, with protein sequence MPYAKLTIDLPTAVWIGEVSRDFPSATFRVLSAMPSGEAGFGLLEVESESIPAVLGAIESLSGVSSVELMQHAENTAIVQFETSDPLLLLSIQESGAPLELPLTIRGGEAVIELTASRDRLSAFGQQLEAFGLSYTLNRVYDAVETPDLLTDQQRRLLVTAVEEGYYDTPRECTLTELAEAVDLAKSTASVTLHRAEERVIKEFAAERLDVTLDDPPRAV encoded by the coding sequence ATGCCCTACGCCAAACTCACCATCGACCTGCCGACGGCCGTCTGGATCGGGGAGGTATCGCGCGACTTCCCGTCGGCGACGTTCCGGGTGCTGTCGGCGATGCCCTCGGGCGAGGCGGGGTTCGGTCTCCTCGAAGTCGAGAGCGAGTCGATACCGGCGGTACTCGGGGCCATCGAATCCCTGTCCGGCGTCTCCTCCGTCGAACTGATGCAACACGCCGAGAACACCGCTATCGTCCAGTTCGAGACGAGCGATCCCCTCCTGTTGCTGTCGATTCAGGAGTCGGGCGCGCCGCTCGAACTCCCCCTGACGATCCGGGGCGGGGAGGCGGTGATCGAACTCACGGCGTCGCGGGACCGCCTCTCGGCCTTTGGCCAACAGCTAGAGGCGTTCGGGCTCTCGTATACGCTCAACCGGGTGTACGACGCGGTGGAGACGCCCGACCTCCTCACCGACCAGCAACGGCGGCTACTCGTGACGGCCGTCGAGGAGGGGTACTACGACACGCCCCGGGAGTGTACGCTGACGGAGTTGGCCGAGGCCGTCGACCTCGCGAAGTCGACAGCGAGTGTCACGCTCCACCGCGCAGAGGAACGGGTAATAAAGGAGTTCGCCGCCGAGCGCCTCGACGTGACGCTCGACGACCCGCCACGGGCGGTTTAG
- a CDS encoding nitric-oxide reductase large subunit gives MQVRRRTLAKLLLVVFVGNLVVMGAGAWYSYQQAPPIPQEFVGPDGETVVTDDQIQEGKATFQSDALMNHGSILGNGAYFGSDYTADALDRKVQYMRSYYAQERYGSGYDALTGAERAAVDSLVEEDLASTDTTAPVEYSAAEVYAHRQVRTDYVERYHEGSREHGLPAGTIESADDARRFADFALWTAWFSHTERPGSDHTYTNDWPYAPIAGNEPTAGTMTWSVIAMVLLVAGAGIGVWLYRSVELPEPETHGVSIPHPDDIDLLPSQRAATRFIPIGAGLFLCQVLLGGLLAHYYIERDGFFGIGELLGVDVLGLLPFALAKTYHIDLGVLWIATLWLAAGLFLPPLLTGTEPSNQKRYVHALIGALLVVVGGGFAGIWLGANGYIDGELWWIIGNEGLEYLEVGKLWQFGLLAGFVFWAALVARGFKPLLDREEPYGLAHMILYAGGSIALLFSAGLFYTPETNIVVTEFWRWWVVHMWVEGAFEFFIVAIVGITLVSMNLLRRRSAEKAVMFQALFVMGSGVIGVSHHYWWIGQPDVWLPFGSVFSTLELIPLVLILFEAINEYRTLATAGESFPYSLPFAFIIASGAWNFVGAGVLGFFINLPIINYYEHGTYLTVGHAHAAMFGAFGFLALGMVTYMLRIAVDPGQWNPRRLKWSFWLWNAGLAVMVFGSVLPVGFLQLETAFTAGYDAARSLAFYNRDLIQLLFWARLPGDTMLIAGTVIFAYDMVKQRFALRDTSVPASIPGSSVISRRVLPEDD, from the coding sequence ATGCAAGTCCGCAGACGCACGCTCGCGAAACTGTTGCTCGTCGTCTTCGTCGGCAACCTCGTCGTGATGGGGGCTGGCGCCTGGTACTCCTACCAGCAGGCGCCCCCCATCCCACAGGAGTTCGTCGGCCCGGACGGCGAGACGGTGGTAACGGACGATCAGATACAGGAGGGGAAGGCGACCTTCCAGTCCGACGCCCTCATGAACCACGGGTCCATCCTCGGCAACGGGGCGTATTTCGGTAGCGACTACACCGCCGACGCCCTGGATCGGAAGGTGCAGTATATGCGGTCGTACTACGCCCAGGAGCGGTACGGAAGCGGGTACGATGCCCTCACCGGCGCCGAACGGGCGGCGGTCGACAGCCTCGTCGAGGAGGACTTAGCCTCCACCGACACCACGGCCCCCGTCGAGTACTCCGCGGCGGAAGTCTACGCCCACCGGCAGGTGCGGACGGACTACGTCGAGCGCTACCACGAGGGGAGTCGCGAACACGGCCTCCCGGCGGGAACCATCGAATCCGCCGACGACGCTCGCCGGTTCGCCGACTTCGCGCTCTGGACGGCGTGGTTCTCACACACCGAGCGGCCGGGGAGCGACCACACCTACACCAACGACTGGCCGTACGCCCCCATCGCGGGCAACGAACCCACCGCGGGCACGATGACCTGGAGCGTCATCGCGATGGTGTTGCTGGTCGCGGGTGCCGGTATCGGCGTCTGGCTCTACCGCTCCGTCGAGTTGCCAGAACCGGAGACTCACGGGGTGTCGATCCCACACCCCGACGACATCGACCTCCTGCCGAGTCAGCGCGCGGCGACGCGATTCATTCCCATCGGCGCCGGGCTCTTCCTCTGTCAGGTCCTCCTCGGTGGGCTCCTCGCGCACTACTACATCGAACGCGACGGTTTCTTCGGTATCGGCGAACTCCTCGGGGTCGACGTGCTCGGACTCCTGCCCTTCGCCCTCGCGAAGACCTACCACATCGACCTCGGCGTCCTCTGGATCGCGACGCTGTGGCTGGCCGCTGGCCTCTTTCTCCCGCCCCTGCTGACCGGGACGGAGCCGTCGAACCAGAAGCGGTACGTGCACGCCCTGATCGGCGCCCTGCTGGTCGTGGTCGGCGGCGGCTTCGCGGGCATCTGGCTCGGCGCCAACGGCTACATCGACGGCGAACTCTGGTGGATCATCGGCAACGAGGGGCTCGAATACCTGGAGGTCGGCAAACTGTGGCAGTTCGGGCTGCTCGCCGGCTTCGTGTTCTGGGCGGCCCTCGTCGCCCGCGGCTTCAAGCCGCTTCTGGACCGCGAGGAACCCTACGGTCTCGCACACATGATCCTCTACGCCGGCGGCTCCATCGCCCTCCTGTTCAGCGCGGGCCTGTTTTACACCCCCGAGACCAACATCGTCGTCACCGAATTCTGGCGGTGGTGGGTGGTCCATATGTGGGTCGAGGGCGCCTTCGAGTTCTTCATCGTCGCCATCGTGGGCATCACGCTGGTGTCGATGAACCTGCTCAGGCGCCGCTCGGCCGAGAAGGCGGTCATGTTCCAGGCGCTGTTCGTGATGGGGTCGGGCGTCATCGGCGTCTCACACCACTACTGGTGGATCGGCCAGCCCGACGTGTGGCTGCCCTTCGGCTCCGTCTTCTCGACGCTCGAACTAATCCCGCTCGTCCTCATCCTCTTCGAGGCGATCAACGAGTACCGCACGCTCGCTACCGCCGGCGAGTCGTTCCCCTACTCCCTCCCCTTCGCGTTCATCATCGCGTCGGGGGCCTGGAACTTCGTCGGCGCGGGCGTGCTCGGGTTCTTCATCAACCTCCCGATCATCAACTACTACGAACACGGCACCTACCTGACCGTCGGCCACGCCCACGCGGCCATGTTCGGCGCCTTCGGCTTCCTCGCGCTCGGCATGGTCACCTACATGCTCCGCATCGCGGTCGATCCGGGGCAGTGGAACCCCCGGCGTCTGAAGTGGTCGTTCTGGCTCTGGAACGCCGGCCTCGCGGTGATGGTCTTCGGCTCCGTCCTCCCTGTGGGCTTCCTGCAGCTCGAAACCGCCTTCACCGCCGGCTACGACGCCGCGCGGAGCCTCGCCTTCTACAACCGCGACCTGATCCAACTACTGTTCTGGGCCCGCCTCCCCGGTGACACCATGCTCATCGCGGGGACGGTGATATTCGCCTACGACATGGTGAAACAGCGGTTCGCGCTCCGTGACACCTCGGTTCCGGCGAGCATTCCCGGATCGAGCGTCATCTCGCGTCGCGTCCTGCCGGAGGACGACTAA
- a CDS encoding MFS transporter, which translates to MFGSTLDAVRGFRRPVYAVAGGRLINVFGAGLVYPFATIHFHLEVGLALSIVGVGLLVNNVATATGTAVGGYLADRYGRRPVMVGSMALSALTLAAYALVTTGVGFVAVAAAAGLTTGLYAPASQAMIADLTDPGERERGYGLLKVASNVGFGSGFVVGGVLYEFAATAVFVADGLTSAVVAVVLLAALPRVHDGRAAATLSESVGDWGQAISQRRLLGLALLNVGFAVMYAQMQATVPVVASETLGLDSAEIGTLYVLNPLVLVVFQMPVLGAIGDWRRTRGLVASTAFWGVSFLAVMLVEFVPTRLGVAGVEPAARGTSFLAVSLVGAFLVLRTVGEILHSPLVTSLASDLGHADERGSRLSLIEIAKRLGMGVGAALGGAFFDYGVAALLWPALIVGCAGLAIGLLVLERRVSPAENGV; encoded by the coding sequence GTGTTCGGATCGACGCTCGACGCCGTGCGCGGATTCCGTCGCCCCGTCTACGCCGTCGCGGGCGGTCGGCTGATCAACGTCTTCGGTGCCGGCCTCGTCTACCCGTTCGCGACGATTCACTTCCACCTCGAAGTCGGCCTCGCGCTCTCCATCGTCGGCGTCGGTTTGCTGGTCAACAACGTCGCGACTGCGACGGGGACGGCCGTCGGCGGCTACCTCGCCGACCGCTACGGTCGTCGGCCGGTGATGGTCGGCAGCATGGCGCTGTCCGCCCTGACCCTCGCCGCCTACGCCCTCGTCACCACGGGTGTCGGCTTCGTCGCCGTCGCGGCCGCCGCCGGCCTGACGACGGGGCTGTACGCCCCCGCGAGTCAGGCGATGATCGCCGACCTGACCGACCCAGGGGAGCGCGAACGCGGTTACGGTCTCCTGAAAGTCGCCAGCAACGTCGGCTTCGGCTCCGGATTCGTCGTCGGCGGCGTCCTCTACGAGTTCGCCGCCACCGCCGTCTTCGTCGCCGACGGCCTCACCTCCGCCGTCGTCGCCGTCGTCCTCCTCGCTGCCCTCCCGCGTGTCCACGACGGGCGGGCGGCTGCGACCCTCTCCGAGAGCGTCGGCGACTGGGGGCAGGCCATCTCGCAGCGCCGACTCCTCGGCCTCGCCCTCCTCAACGTCGGCTTCGCGGTCATGTACGCCCAGATGCAGGCGACGGTGCCCGTCGTCGCCAGCGAGACGCTCGGCCTCGACTCCGCGGAAATCGGCACGCTGTACGTCCTCAATCCGCTCGTCCTCGTCGTCTTCCAGATGCCCGTCCTGGGCGCCATCGGCGACTGGCGCCGGACTCGCGGCCTCGTCGCCTCGACTGCCTTCTGGGGGGTGAGCTTCCTCGCCGTCATGCTGGTCGAGTTCGTGCCGACCCGCCTCGGCGTCGCCGGCGTAGAGCCGGCTGCCCGAGGAACGTCCTTTCTCGCCGTGAGCCTGGTCGGCGCCTTCCTCGTTCTCCGCACGGTCGGCGAGATACTTCACTCGCCGCTCGTCACGTCGCTCGCCAGCGACCTGGGTCACGCCGACGAACGCGGCTCGCGGCTCTCCCTGATCGAAATCGCCAAGCGACTCGGGATGGGGGTGGGGGCCGCCCTCGGCGGCGCCTTCTTCGATTACGGCGTTGCGGCCCTGCTCTGGCCGGCGCTGATCGTCGGCTGTGCCGGCCTCGCTATCGGCCTCCTCGTACTCGAACGGCGGGTGTCGCCGGCCGAAAACGGGGTTTAG